GCAGATGACAAGCCTAAGGGCGGGTTTGATGAAATGCTGAAGTTATTTACCCAGCTATTGAATTACACTGCGGGTGATGCAGGTGAAACATTGGCCTGGATGAATGAACTGGACAAGCAATATAAGTTTACCACGGGCGATTACGGCATGGGTGATTTCATTGATGAGCTGAAAGATAAGGGTTATATCAAAGAAGATTCCAAGGATGGCAATATGGAGATTACTTCCAAAACCGAACAGGTAATCCGCAAGTCTGCACTGGAGGAGATATTCGGCAAGCTGAAGAAGGCCGGAAAGGGTAATCACAATAGCAATATCTCTGGTATCGGGGAAGAAAAGAATGCAGACCGCCGTGAATATACCTTTGGTGATAGTCTGGATCAGATTGATATGACTGCGTCTATACAAAATGCTCAAATCAATCATGGTATCGGTAATTTCACTTTAACTGAGGGTGACCTGGAAGTAGAGGAAAAAGACCACAAAACGCTTACTTCTACGGTGCTGATGATTGATATTTCCCACTCTATGATTTTATATGGGGAAGATAGAATTACGCCGGCCAAAAAGGTAGCGATGGCGCTGGCCGAACTGATTAAAACGCGTTATCCTAAAGATACACTCGATATTGTAGTATTTGGAAATGATGCCTGGCCGATTACGGTGAAGGATCTTCCTTATTTACAGGTTGGGCCTTACCATACCAATACCCTTGCGGGTTTAGAACTGGCCGCAGACTTACTGCGTCGCCGGAAAACACATAACAAACAAATTTTCATGATTACTGATGGTAAACCGACCTGTCTGAAAGAGAACGGCCGTTACTATAAAAACAGTATGGGACTGGATAGAAAGGTGATTAATAAAACCCTGAATATGGCTGCACAGTGCAAGCGCCTGAATATCCCGATTACGACCTTTATGATTGCCCAGGATCCCTATTTACAACAATTTGTAAGGGAGTTTACAGAAATAAACGGGGGAAGGGCATTTTACAGCTCCTTAACTGGTTTAGGCGAGTACATTTTTGAAGATTATATTAAAAACCGAAGAAAAATAGTCCGTTAATCCGGACAAATACACCTATGGAGCAAACCTCAATTAAAACTCTTGGCGAATTAAAAGCCTCAAATTACATCTCCTTAACAGTAAAAGACGAATTGCGCAAGAACCTTATACAGCAGCTTCAAAATAAAGATGCTGGTTTTGAGGGTATCCTTGGTTATGATGAGACTGTTATTCCTGAACTTCAGACTGCGATTTTATCCAGACACAACATCTTACTATTAGGTTTAAGAGGTCAGGCCAAAACACGTATTGCACGTTTAATGGTTAACCTGCTTGATGAATATATCCCTTATATCACGGGAAGTGAAATCTTTGATGATCCTTTGAATCCGATATCCTGGTTCGGAAAACAGGAAGTTGCTGCACATGGTGATGCAACCCCGGTCAGCTGGCAGCACCGTTCAGATCGTTATACGGAGAAATTAGCAACTCCGGATGTGACCGTGGCTGATTTAATTGGCGATATGGACCCGATTAAAGCCGCTACACTGAAGTTAACCTACAACGATGAGCGTGTGATCCACTTTGGATTAATCCCAAGAGCACACCGAAGCATTTTCGTAATCAATGAGCTGCCGGATTTACAGGCAAGGATACAGGTAGCTTTGTTTAACATGCTTCAGGAAAAAGATATTCAGATCAGAGGTTTTAAATTACGTCTTCCGTTAGATGTACAATTTGTATTTACAGCAAACCCTGAGGATTATACCAACAGGGGATCAATTGTGACGCCGTTGAAAGACAGGATAGAAAGTCAGATCCTTACGCATTATCCTAAAACGATAGCGATATCCCGTAAAATTACTTTCCAGGAGGCAAAGATCACTGAAGCACAAAAACTAATCGAAGCGGATGGTTTAGTGAAAGATTTGATTGAGCAAGTAGCTTTCGAAGCGCGTAGAAGTGAATTTATCGATCAGAAATCTGGTGTTTCGGCACGTTTAACGATTTCCGCTTACGAAAACCTGATCAGTACTGCCGAAAGAAGAATGCTGGTTAACGGAGAAAAGAAAACCTTCGTGAGACTTGCTGACCTGACGGGAATTATACCAGCAGTAACAGGTAAAATAGAGTTGGTTTACGAAGGTGAGCTTGAAGGGCCTGCTAAAGTTGCCAATATCTTAATTGGTAAAGCGATCAAAAGCCTGTTCAACCGTTACTTCCCTGATCCGGAGAAAGCAAAGAAAAGCAAAACTGCAAATCCTTATCAATTGATCACAGACTGGTTCACAGATGGCAACACATTGGATATTGCTGATAACCTGACAGAGTCTCAATATAAAAAAGAGCTGATGCAAGTTGGCGGCCTGAATGAACTGGTTAAACAATTCCATCCTAAGCTGAGTGCAAATCAAACCCTTTTATTAATGGAGTTTGCCTTACATGGGCTGGCGGAATATTCTCAGTTGAACAAAAAATACCTGAGTGGTGGTTTCGGGTTCTCTGATATGTTTGACAGCTTATTTAATACCGATCCTGAAGAGGATGAAGATGATGACATTGATTTCAATGCCTAGTCTGTTTTAAAGTATCTTTTAATATTTAACATAAATAATGGGCAGATTACCCTTTCTTATTGCAGGATGTCTTTTAATCATCGCATTTGACTTTTATTTCGTCAAGGCGATTTTATCTGCTTTCAAAAACTGGAGTGATAAAGCAAAAATCAGGTTTACCCGAATTTATTGGGCTATCACCATGATACTAATCATTGGTGTTTTTGCAGGTATCTTCTTAAATCTCTTTTTATCACTGCGCGCAATCATTTTAGTTGTTTTTTTCCTGACCACAGCCTGCAAAATCGTGATGCTGCCCTTTCTGCTGGTTGATGACCTGCGCAGATTCAGCATTGCTATGTTCAGACGTATCAAAAGACCGGAAAACAACAACGCAGCAGTATCAGGAAGCTTAAAAGATCAGGATAACGCAACCGGTTTATCCCGTAAAATAAGCACCACCAATAAAACCGGTTTAGCCATCGAACAACCGATCAGCCGTTCTTCCTTCATTGTCAAAGCAGGCTTAGTTGCAGCGGCAATTCCCCTCACTTCATTGTCCTGGGGCATTGTATCAGGAGCTTATGATTACCAGGTTCGCAGAAAAACACTGATCCTCCCGAACTTACCTGCTGCCTTTGATGGCATCACTATGGGACAAATCTCAGATATTCACTCTGGAAGCTTTTACAATAAAACTGCTGTAAAAGGAGGCGTCGAAATGCTCCTTGGCGAAAAACCAGACTTCATCTTTTTCACTGGCGATATCGTCAACGATATGGCAACAGAAATGCGGGATTATCAGGATATATTCAGTAAAATAAAGGCTCCTCTTGGTGTTTATTCATCCCTGGGAAATCATGACTATGGCGACTATTATTTTGGTAAAGAATCTTCCCCTGCCAAAGTAAAAAACCTGAAAGATGTGATCAAAACCCATGAACTTATGGGCTGGGATCTCTTAATGAATGAAAACCGCCGGTTAAAAATTGACGGTGAAGAGATTGGAATCCTGGGCATCGAAAACTGGGGTATGGGGCGTTTCCCGAAATACGGCCGTATGGATCTTGCAGTTAAGAACACCGATGACCTTCCCGTAAAGCTTTTACTTTCTCACGACCCTTCACATTGGCGTGCCGAAGTCCTGCCCAAATACCCACAGATAGATGCGATGTTTAGTGGCCATACTCATGGTATGCAATTTGGCGTACGTACCGAAAAGTATCAATGGAGCCCTATAGAGTATATCTATAAAGAATGGGCCGGGTTATACCAGGAGCAAAGGCAGCAGCTCTACGTTAACGTAGGTTACGGCTTCCTTGGTTATCCCGGAAGAGTAG
The DNA window shown above is from Pedobacter cryoconitis and carries:
- a CDS encoding vWA domain-containing protein — its product is MRGFHFSNFQADDKPKGGFDEMLKLFTQLLNYTAGDAGETLAWMNELDKQYKFTTGDYGMGDFIDELKDKGYIKEDSKDGNMEITSKTEQVIRKSALEEIFGKLKKAGKGNHNSNISGIGEEKNADRREYTFGDSLDQIDMTASIQNAQINHGIGNFTLTEGDLEVEEKDHKTLTSTVLMIDISHSMILYGEDRITPAKKVAMALAELIKTRYPKDTLDIVVFGNDAWPITVKDLPYLQVGPYHTNTLAGLELAADLLRRRKTHNKQIFMITDGKPTCLKENGRYYKNSMGLDRKVINKTLNMAAQCKRLNIPITTFMIAQDPYLQQFVREFTEINGGRAFYSSLTGLGEYIFEDYIKNRRKIVR
- a CDS encoding sigma 54-interacting transcriptional regulator, which encodes MEQTSIKTLGELKASNYISLTVKDELRKNLIQQLQNKDAGFEGILGYDETVIPELQTAILSRHNILLLGLRGQAKTRIARLMVNLLDEYIPYITGSEIFDDPLNPISWFGKQEVAAHGDATPVSWQHRSDRYTEKLATPDVTVADLIGDMDPIKAATLKLTYNDERVIHFGLIPRAHRSIFVINELPDLQARIQVALFNMLQEKDIQIRGFKLRLPLDVQFVFTANPEDYTNRGSIVTPLKDRIESQILTHYPKTIAISRKITFQEAKITEAQKLIEADGLVKDLIEQVAFEARRSEFIDQKSGVSARLTISAYENLISTAERRMLVNGEKKTFVRLADLTGIIPAVTGKIELVYEGELEGPAKVANILIGKAIKSLFNRYFPDPEKAKKSKTANPYQLITDWFTDGNTLDIADNLTESQYKKELMQVGGLNELVKQFHPKLSANQTLLLMEFALHGLAEYSQLNKKYLSGGFGFSDMFDSLFNTDPEEDEDDDIDFNA
- a CDS encoding metallophosphoesterase, encoding MGRLPFLIAGCLLIIAFDFYFVKAILSAFKNWSDKAKIRFTRIYWAITMILIIGVFAGIFLNLFLSLRAIILVVFFLTTACKIVMLPFLLVDDLRRFSIAMFRRIKRPENNNAAVSGSLKDQDNATGLSRKISTTNKTGLAIEQPISRSSFIVKAGLVAAAIPLTSLSWGIVSGAYDYQVRRKTLILPNLPAAFDGITMGQISDIHSGSFYNKTAVKGGVEMLLGEKPDFIFFTGDIVNDMATEMRDYQDIFSKIKAPLGVYSSLGNHDYGDYYFGKESSPAKVKNLKDVIKTHELMGWDLLMNENRRLKIDGEEIGILGIENWGMGRFPKYGRMDLAVKNTDDLPVKLLLSHDPSHWRAEVLPKYPQIDAMFSGHTHGMQFGVRTEKYQWSPIEYIYKEWAGLYQEQRQQLYVNVGYGFLGYPGRVGILPEITIFTLKRA